Within Montipora foliosa isolate CH-2021 chromosome 3, ASM3666993v2, whole genome shotgun sequence, the genomic segment ttttgaaaaggaaagttcattgatcacaaataaatcacctcatttttattattattgacattaataagcATTATTTTATTACTATCAGTATATTGTACATATTTGgtcttttttactttattagttgtaaatatgtatattagtaatgcaggtccacatcagccaatGGCTGCCAGTTTTTTAACCTGCAAgaccaaataaagtatgtatgtatgtatgtatgtatgtatgtatgtatgtatgtatgtatgtatgtacatgtatgtatgtatgtatgtacctcGCACTATTTTCAATGAGTCTAAAGATATGCGATGCATTTTTCCATTGCTTGCAAAGTGCTCATTTCGGGTTCCAGTAGGCCTAAAATGTTGCTTTAAACGGGAAAATACTCTGTAGCGCACAATATTGTTAACAAGATAGATTTCACTGATGCGCCAGATGTTCTAGGGTTATTTTTGTTACCATCAAGTTTTTGTTTACATGCGTGCGGACAAAATCTATTTTGGAAGGAGTATCTCATTATCTGGTGATCTGAAATCAACTTCTGTCGGCATCAAATTTTTTACAGCTTTTTTGTGGTCTtcataaaaaaatcatttgaaaagcTGAAATGCGTGTTAGCGAGAATTTATTTCAATTAAAACAGTTGACAAAGATACCGAAAGTAAATTATCGAAGCTCAAATATCAGAGATCTGTTTATTTGTTGAGCAGTGCTTTCAATAAGATTTAAAGTAGGTAGCTACCTCGGAATGGCACCCGCCGGAGTAATATTAGAAGttcaaaactttttttctcTGGAGAATTTTTAAAAGTTATGATCACGTAACAAGGCCCTTTTACCTTTATTGAGGGAAATAATATGCATGCCACAGAGCATTTATCATTTTGTTTTAAACGAAACACACAAGGCCATGAAGGAGTTTATTTTCCATAAAGGTCAGCAATCAATAACGTAAAAAAATTACTAGTGAGAAATTTACTACTAAGAATCACAGTGTTAAGACAAACAACGAAATATGAAGTTAATTAAgtctgtgaaactttgcacaaaACTGGGTAATAAACTGTTTCTATCTTCGATCCTGTTCAGTTTACAAAAGATTCTGTTGACTAAGTGTTGACTTTACTTTGTAAAACTGAAAGTCTGCACCGATCACGTATAATTACTATTTCTCTTGAGGTCTGTGTTCCAGTCAGTCATACTCAAAGTCCGAATCTCCACTCTCCGAATCACTGTCCTCGGGAAGCTTCATTATTGAAACTGCAGCAGCAACTTCCAACTCCACGTTGTGAAGTTCGTTGGTTTCATCCTGGGTTGAAAAGGTCTGGTCTGGCTCAGTCTGGCTTAGGTCCATATCTGGTTGTGTGACTGTATCATTCTCACCAATCTCTGCTTGGACAGCAACATCCACCCTCTTAACGGCATTCCCTTCCTTCCCTCTGGCAATCTTCCTTCGTGGTTGAGCTAACCATGTCTTGACTGTTTCTGCAATGAGGTTGTCACACTGACTAGTACGCAGTTCCGGTCCATTGATACTCACGTGCATTAGGAAAGCAAGCATGTCGTTGTTGAGGGAACTTCTCAATCGTGACTTCAAACGCTTGACCGCAGACGCCCCTCTTTCAGGCCATGCGTTTGATACAGGCAGTGAAAGGCAAATTTCTGCTATTTCAAGAAGATGAGGAAAAAAGGCCTGATATGAGTGCCGCATCGATAACAAATGCTGGAGTAGCCATTTAGTTGGGGTGGGTGAGGTGAGATTTTTCTTCTGTGGTGGTTTCAACACATGCAAAGGAATGTCGCTTTTCAACTGAAGCAGATTGTACTTAAACTTCTTCCATTCACAGAGCAATTCTTCTTCCAGCTCTTCCTTGTTCTCTTCACACTGGTAGAAGTGACCAGCTAAAATCTTGATGTCAGCAGTTCCATACAATTTAAACGACTCATCTGACTTCTCAGGCACTCCTAGGGGATCAAATATCCTGAACGCCGTCAACACTGGAAGGCTGTTACTGAATCGGCTATTAATGTTCTCCACTAATGAACTTACGTACCGGTTGGTCAAGTTGACTAGCTTTCTTTCAGCATCATCGCTAAGTGTCATCTCGCATTCGGCCAGTCTGTCACCTAGGTCTTTCTGAAGTTGTTTCAGGGGCTTTTGCTGATCAGCAACATCTTCAATTTCGTCAATGGTAAACTTTACTGCTGGCTCAATTGCTGCAAAAGATACGTTTCCACCTTGGAAGGCCCTACTCAAGTGTGAAAGAGCTGGGAGGACATGATGGAGAATATACACCGCCCCAAGGAACTTAATGTGGGCTACTTGTTGTAAAAGGCCAGTGGCTGGAGCATCGCCCTCTTCTTTAAAGACTCTGAGAGTCTGTGTTAGAGGCGGGTCCTACACGCTTTTGAGAACTTCTTTGCCATTTTCTTATTGCCTTCTTCTGAAAGGGTAATTGCTTTTGACTCCTTGACTGCTTTGGCATATGCAGCTGTTTTCTTTGCAGAATTCTTAAAGAATGACCAGAGCTGTACCAATATTTTCTCTACAGTTTTTATATAAGAGACCTCGTCATTAGCATCACCACATGCTAATGCCAATCTGTGGCATATGCAATGAACATTTAGCATAACTTTTGACTCCTTGCGGAGTAAGACGGCCACGCCATTTCGCTTACCAGTCATAACGCTTGCACCATCCGATGAAAGACTGGTGAGTTTTTTTAACTCCACTTGTGATTCGTTAAGTTGCCTGATTAAAACGGTCTTAATGGCTTCAGCATTAGCAGACGTAGAATGTTCCAAAACGTCATCTATTGCAAGAAACTCTGTAGTAGCTTTCCCAGTATCAGGGTCAACAAATTTCAGAAAAGTTACGAGTTGTTCCTTGCATGAAATGTCACAAACTTTGTCACAAAGTAAACCGAAGCAGTTGGACAGTCGTGCCCTCTTACAGACATGTTCTTTGATCACTTTCCCCAACAAGAGAAACATCTCTCTGACCGAACCACTGGAACGATgctgaaataactttaaatctgTTACTCCCAGGTCCTCTACTAACTGCAGCAGACGTACAAACTTACAGTTTGCAAGTTCTTCCTTTGCTACCCAGTAGAGACTGAGGAAGGCATTGTAATAAACACTTTCTCTGACTTGCTCCCTGTAGCTGACCTGATGCTGAAACACCGATACCCTGCTCAGAAGCTCAGCCTCCACGGCTGCTAAATGCTGCTGGTGGCTTGCATGCTCTTCAACCGTTTTCCGTTTAAATCGTACGGAAGGTTCCGTGTTGAActtcttacttttgttttgtggaTTGTTTTCGGCATGTGATGCAGAACATTCCTTTTCCTTCTTGAAAGAGGAGCCAATGATAGCCGGTTTTTTCACAGTAGGAAAGGGAATTGTCGGAGATCCACTGATGCTGGAAGCGATCTTTTCCTTTCATTCGCTGTTGATCTTCTTTACTCAAAGTAACACATTTGCCTGCTTGGCAGCATTGaattaaaagctttttaaattGATCTGCCGGAACTGAATTTGCTTTGGATGGCCCTCTGCTACCTGCTGCATCAGCTGCTGTTTTATTCACTCCCAAAGAAGTTTTGTCACCTGGACCACGTAACGTTGATGTTGTAACTTTACTTCCAGTGTCCGTAGTGAGATCGCATATGGTTTGTTCATCTGTTGAAGTTCAGGATGTGTTGCAGTTATTGATCATTAAATAAATCTAATccttaaaaaaacaagaacatacAAACAGTACTTCTTGTACCTGTTTTATTTGTTACTTCAGTTTCCTTGGCGTTTCCAGTGCTTTCCACGTTGCTAATCGCATTGCCATTATCTAGTACAGGACAAGAAACGCGACAAAAAATTGCAGTTTTAAATTGAATATTTTGATGACATTcgtgaaattaaattaaagatatttCTTATTACAAACCTGTTTCATGTAACACACGAGATTTCTTGACAATGCCGCACTCAAAAAGCCCGGCTTGGTGAATGCGCTTCCCCGAAGACTTCTCCGCCATGTCTACGCTGATTTTGCGTTATTCTTGGAAACGAGGTTATTCTTGGAAACAAGTACGTGATGGAATTTGCATATCGCAATGATTTGTCACTCTAGCCCGTTGAGTAAACTGTCCTCAGATGTAGTGACTGAAGGTCGGTAAATGATTATTAAATGTTGGTTTGCTTCATAATAATTGTTTGATTGATCGTTTTATTCCAAATCGGATATTTTCCATTTATTGGCACACAACCTAGTGCCTGACAAACAGAAGAGGCGGAAACGTGACAGTTTTCACACGCAAAAGAAAATAGGGACCTTTTGGCTTGAAAGAGTAAATGtagcattaattttaattaaaggTTAGGCCCCAAGTGTTTTTATGGCTGTTTTTGTTTCTGTCTTTGTAGCTAAGTCTAGGAGTAGCAGTTTAATGCTTGCATGACAAATTTGCATGAAAGTTCCAAATTGGATTTACGTGTACTTAGCGACAATCGTGTTATTTTAGTAATTTCGATTTTGAAGTTTGATTTCGAAGTAATACATGAAAGGAAACTTGTTTCATTTGTCGAAATTATACAGCTCAAAGTTCAGCACAAAGTTATTTTGCAGTTATTTTAGGGAACCGACAATGGCTGCGGCCGCACTAGGAGAGTTAACTGGGTTTATTTTTCAGAAACctggttaaaaattttaaataactTAGCTTGGTTAAAGGTtggttataataaaataacgGGGTTAGATTTTATGAGCGGCCGCACTGAAATGGGTTACGAAGTGGGTTAACTCGATTGACGTCATGAGATAAACCATCAAAATGGCAGACTTCGAGGACCATGTTGTTATATTCTcgattctttttctttgttttcgtttcCTTTCTCGCTGCTCACGGCTAAGGCAGTCCCTCTTCCTCCTAATGCGCACTACGCAAATTTCTAAGGCAGTTCTTTCAACCATGATGTTAATTTCGCGTAGACGTCAGAGTGGTCTCCGTCACCGTCGAATGAATCGTCTTAGAGTCTGGGTATATCCGAGAGACCAGCGATGGTTTGGGGAAATCCATAGGAATCCTGCCATGCACAGCTTTTTCAGAGAGCACTTTAGAATGAGCTTCGATTCCTTTCAAGCCCTTTGTCGCATTCTGTCGCCATTTATGGCAAAAAGAAACACTCGCTTCCGTGCAGGGGTACCGATAGAGAAGCGTGTGGCAATTGGACTGTGGCGTCTAGGAACTGGAGAAAGTTATCGCTCTACATCTATTACGTTTGGTGTAGGAAAATGCACTGCGCTTAACATTGTTCACGATTTCATTCGTGCTCTGTTTCACGTCAGAGAAGATTACATCTCTTTTCCGACCAATGGAAGGGAATTAGGAAACGTAATgaacaaatttgaattaaaatatGGCTTACCTCAGGTCGCAGGCGTTATTGATGGGAGCCACGTAAAAATTAAAGCCCCTCAAGAGGATCATGAAGCATATTATAACCGAAAGCAATGTTATTCGATTGTTCTACAGGGAGTAACTGACTCAGAGTGCAAGTTTTTAGACGCTAGTGCGGGGTACCCTGGAAGTGTTCATGATGCGAGGATTTTTCGTCGAAGCGATCTTTTCAGGCAAATTTCTACACGTGATATAATGGGAGGGACTAGGGTCATCAACAATGTAAACGTAAGGCCGTATTTGATTGGGGACACTGCCTACCCCCTACGTCCTTACCTCATGACGGCCTACCACAGCAGACGCTTAACCCCACCCCAACAAAGGTTTAACAAGGTGCTGACAAAGCTACGGGTGGTTGTGGAAAGAGCTTACGGAAAATTGAAGATGCGTTGGCGATGCATTCTAAAGGAATTAGAGGATGACACTCAAAGAGTGGCAGATATCACACTAGCTTGCTGCATTTTACACAATTTCTGTATCATCATGGGAGACGATTTCGATGATTCTGATGAGGATGAAAGcagtgatgacgatgatgacgatggacGAGAACATGATGACGAAGGTCAGGAGATAAGACGAGCCCTCACAGAATACCTCTCACAGTAGCATAATTAGAAAGTGTCGTATCGGACGAGTGCAACGCTTTTCCCCtcgattttcttcttttttgtactACTCACTATGCCTGGAGTTGAATACCCTCTCTTTTAAGGGGCGAGGTCGTGGTGTGTGCCATTCGGTTGGACGTGGGCACGGGGCgagaggggggggaggggggacggGGGTGGAGTAGAAGAATGAGTTTTCCTAAGATGATTGGAA encodes:
- the LOC137995802 gene encoding uncharacterized protein — its product is MSFDSFQALCRILSPFMAKRNTRFRAGVPIEKRVAIGLWRLGTGESYRSTSITFGVGKCTALNIVHDFIRALFHVREDYISFPTNGRELGNVMNKFELKYGLPQVAGVIDGSHVKIKAPQEDHEAYYNRKQCYSIVLQGVTDSECKFLDASAGYPGSVHDARIFRRSDLFRQISTRDIMGGTRVINNVNVRPYLIGDTAYPLRPYLMTAYHSRRLTPPQQRFNKVLTKLRVVVERAYGKLKMRWRCILKELEDDTQRVADITLACCILHNFCIIMGDDFDDSDEDESSDDDDDDGREHDDEGQEIRRALTEYLSQ